One Littorina saxatilis isolate snail1 linkage group LG10, US_GU_Lsax_2.0, whole genome shotgun sequence DNA window includes the following coding sequences:
- the LOC138977979 gene encoding fibroin heavy chain-like gives MKLLILASCLVAGAMAGALYPGVAGGVRGGGRGVGGGVGGVGFGVGGVGGGVGGVGLGVGGVGGGVGVAGGLGGGGAVGVGGGGGGGGFGGVGGGTGVGEANGVGKAKAFSGVRGVAVNQNIAQNVQATGQNRGRINGAYGDDAARQDNKTQRVGNKFGNRANVYDNNNVASRKAADNAAASAFDANKYGQGADASRLLNDQIWAEGNHFYKGRRNNDDIDYAYDKKFDLRDNENGGFEFSESNNEHAQDDLSDRAANYARKVDKNSLRASAADAQKAARQSAAALNAAASGSNWDKFARKANSNAKAHGRNKDYSQKVDQSQGANRLWTDARRTASDIYKDLATADGSYLRHAKAFGGKGGTYGNDVLGYGLAGNGGYAAQPGYYNGGGGGEAAKGVHEGDIAAAWDQAAKTGLRQTEGAASNDRTEATFNRDQQLNDRVKGFDRQNKANSNDEGFSDWARQNARTANKVDAANAAAAKAWNRDQNLNNFNEDLVKKEAQRKRISDRNQNKKIYKKYFNNKNRAGDNWERLKYDRDQADDIFGYDTAAKKDWNQRASGNRYNEEQNNNGRNAQAARAAAAATANTANDYKKQADGFQDANAAHSNANSASRHGFDNSAWQKNAGQGLVNARTSNGQQFGRDSARHEHDATSAGAVGAGVGVGGGAGIGVARGAGIGVGGGAGIGVARGAGIGYGAGYPGGAGLGAAYGVAGGGAGGYGYGYPATYGGAGGVGLGSYGGGKYGGYGGGKYGGY, from the exons ATGAAG CTGTTGATACTTGCTAGCTGCCTGGTGGCTGGAGCCATGGCAGGAGCCTTGTACCCCGGAGTGGCCGGAGGCGTTAGGGGCGGCGGACGTGGAGTGGGTGGAGGCGTTGGGGGCGTAGGATTTGGAGTTGGTGGCGTGGGTGGAGGCGTTGGGGGCGTCGGACTTGGAGTGGGTGGAGTAGGTGGAGGGGTAGGAGTCGCAGGAGGGCTCGGAGGAGGGGGGGCTGTTGGCGTTggaggaggcggaggaggaggtGGCTTTGGAGGCGTCGGAGGAGGCACAGGCGTTGGAGAGGCCAACGGTGTCGGCAAGGCCAAG GCCTTCTCCGGCGTGCGGGGCGTTGCTGTGAACCAGAACATCGCCCAGAACGTTCAGGCTACGGGCCAGAACCGCGGCCGTATCAACGGTGCCTATGGCGACGACGCTGCCCGCCAGGACAACAAGACCCAGCGAGTCGGCAACAA GTTCGGCAACCGTGCTAACGTgtacgacaacaacaacgtggCCTCCAGAAAGGCTGCCGACAACGCCGCGGCTTCAGCGTTCGACGCCAACAAGTATGGTCAGGGGGCCGACGCTAGTCGTCTGCTCAACGACCAGATCTGGGCTGAGGGCAACCACTTCTACAAG GGTCGCCGCAACAACGACGACATCGACTACGCCTACGACAAGAAGTTCGATCTGAGGGACAATGAGAATGGTGGCTTTGAGTTCTCCGAGAGCAACAACGAGCACGCCCAGGACGACCTCAGCGACCGCGCCGCCAACTACGCTCGCAAGGTTGACAAGAACTCCCTGCGGGCCTCCGCTGCCGATGCCCAGAAGGCCGCCCGCCAGTCCGCCGCCGCCTTGAACGCCGCCGCCTCGGGCTCCAACTGGGACAAGTTTGCCCGCAAAGCCAACAGCAATGCCAAGGCGCACGGGCGCAACAAGGACTACTCCCAGAAGGTGGACCAGAGCCAGGGCGCCAACCGACTGTGGACCGATGCCCGCAGGACCGCCAGCGACATCTACAAGGACCTGGCCACCGCCGACGGCAGCTACCTGCGTCACGCCAAGGCTTTTGGCGGCAAGGGTGGAACCTACGGCAACGACGTCCTGGGATATGGTCTGGCCGGAAACGGAGGCTACGCCGCCCAGCCTGGCTACTACAACGGAGGGGGCGGAGGTGAGGCCGCCAAGGGTGTGCACGAGGGAGACATCGCCGCTGCTTGGGACCAGGCCGCCAAGACCGGTCTCCGCCAGACCGAGGGCGCCGCCTCCAACGACCGCACCGAGGCCACCTTCAACCGCGACCAGCAGCTCAACGACCGCGTCAAGGGCTTCGACCGCCAGAACAAGGCCAACAGCAACGACGAGGGTTTTTCCGACTGGGCGCGCCAGAACGCTAGGACGGCCAACAAGGTAGACGCCGCTAACGCCGCCGCTGCCAAGGCCTGGAACCGCGACCAGAACCTCAACAACTTCAACGAGGACCTGGTGAAGAAGGAGGCACAGAGGAAGCGCATCAGCGACCGCAACCAGAACAAGAAAATCTACAAGAAGTACTTCAACAACAAGAACCGCGCCGGCGACAACTGGGAGCGTCTCAAGTACGACCGCGACCAGGCCGACGACATCTTCGGCTACGACACTGCAGCCAAGAAGGACTGGAACCAGAGGGCGAGTGGCAACCGCTACAACGAAGAGCAGAACAACAACGGCCGCAACGCCCAGGCCGCTCGTGCCGCTGCCGCTGCCACGGCTAACACCGCCAACGACTACAAGAAGCAGGCTGATGGATTCCAGGACGCCAACGCTGCCCATTCCAACGCTAACTCTGCCTCCAGGCACGGCTTTGACAACAGTGCGTGGCAGAAGAACGCCGGTCAGGGCCTGGTCAACGCGCGCACCAGCAACGGACAACAGTTTGGCCGCGATAGCGCCAGGCATGAACATGACGCCACGTCTGCTGGAGCTGTCGGTGCCGGGGTCGGCGTGGGCGGTGGTGCGGGAATCGGCGTGGCCCGTGGTGCCGGAATCGGCGTGGGCGGTGGTGCTGGGATCGGCGTGGCCCGTGGTGCTGGTATCGGTTACGGCGCTGGATACCCGGGAGGAGCCGGTCTCGGTGCTGCCTATGGCGTCGCTGGCGGCGGTGCCGGTGGTTACGGCTACGGCTACCCTGCTACCTACGGTGGTGCCGGCGGTGTCGGTCTCGGCTCCTATGGCGGCGGCAAGTACGGCGGCTATGGCGGCGGCAAGTACGGTGGTTACTAA